The following proteins come from a genomic window of Chitinophagaceae bacterium:
- a CDS encoding DUF393 domain-containing protein, producing MDSSSRQALIIYDDSCALCNKFIFWLLKADKKGVFTYTSLDSDFTKKHVFTEKKPDIDSVIYWDGESVFYKSEVLFKVLKLLPFYWKWMYVFKLLPKSLRDKLYDFIAANRINWFGKAETCPMLPSEYRKRFK from the coding sequence ATGGATTCATCCTCAAGACAAGCATTAATTATCTACGATGATAGTTGCGCACTTTGCAATAAATTTATTTTTTGGCTGCTGAAAGCAGATAAGAAAGGCGTATTTACTTACACTTCTTTAGATTCAGACTTTACAAAAAAGCATGTTTTTACCGAAAAAAAGCCGGATATAGATTCGGTTATTTATTGGGATGGGGAAAGCGTTTTTTATAAATCAGAAGTCTTATTCAAAGTACTGAAATTATTGCCTTTTTACTGGAAATGGATGTATGTATTTAAGCTTTTACCCAAATCTTTGAGAGATAAATTATATGATTTCATAGCTGCCAATCGCATAAATTGGTTTGGTAAAGCTGAAACTTGTCCGATGTTACCGTCAGAATATAGAAAGCGTTTTAAGTAA
- a CDS encoding ABC transporter ATP-binding protein has protein sequence MKHLAHLNKYFFKYRYRLMAGVFFVAVSNLFGVLFPIVIRYAFDLVKDNIAFFWMFEGFDLQTEFRSVFKHGLLLFGVSVLLIAVLKGVFMFFMRQTIIVVSRLIEYDLKNEIYAHYQRSDWAFFKRNKTGDLMSRITEDVSRVRMYLGPALMYGVNLTVLFVLVISVMISVNPTLTLFVLLPLPILSISIYYVNNIINKKSEAIQRQLSGLTSTAQEVFSGIRVIKTYVLEKTVGKSFDKDCETYKDKSLELAKVEAFFFPLMLLLIGLSTILTIYVGGIFVIRGDITTGNIAEFVIYVNMLTWPVTAIGWVASTIQRAAASQQRINEFLNTEPEIVSEGYEKEVKEGKIAFENVSFTYPDTGKTALQNLSFELKAGQKMAVIGRTGSGKSSIADLLVRLYDATEGEVKIDDVPVKYYDLYAYRSEIGYVPQDVFLFSDSIEKNITFGLDLEEMSVKADPQKFAEMASIHHEIMELPSQYQTRTGERGVSLSGGQKQRISIARAFIKDPKIIILDDCLSAVDAKTEKNILSQFKTYLKDKTTVIITHRIFSLLEFDKIIVLDDGKIVEEGTHETLMRQKGHYYKLYVQQKKGQNSMKL, from the coding sequence ATGAAACATCTTGCCCATTTAAATAAATATTTCTTCAAATATCGCTATAGATTGATGGCAGGAGTTTTTTTTGTAGCTGTTTCTAACTTATTCGGAGTTTTATTTCCCATTGTAATCCGCTATGCATTTGATTTGGTAAAAGATAATATTGCCTTTTTTTGGATGTTTGAAGGCTTTGATTTACAAACTGAATTCAGGTCTGTGTTTAAACACGGCTTGTTGCTATTCGGAGTTTCGGTTTTGTTGATAGCCGTTTTAAAGGGGGTGTTTATGTTTTTTATGCGGCAAACAATTATAGTTGTTTCCCGACTGATTGAATACGATTTAAAAAACGAAATTTATGCGCATTATCAACGATCTGACTGGGCATTTTTTAAAAGAAATAAAACCGGTGACCTGATGAGCCGGATTACCGAAGATGTTTCCCGGGTGCGAATGTATCTTGGGCCGGCACTTATGTACGGAGTAAACTTAACAGTCTTATTTGTTTTGGTTATTTCAGTTATGATTTCTGTTAATCCAACGCTTACCTTGTTTGTATTACTGCCTTTACCGATTTTGTCTATTTCTATCTACTATGTAAACAATATCATCAATAAAAAGAGTGAGGCCATACAAAGGCAGTTATCCGGATTAACCAGTACTGCTCAGGAAGTTTTCTCAGGTATACGTGTAATCAAAACTTATGTATTGGAAAAGACAGTAGGGAAGTCTTTTGATAAGGATTGTGAAACTTATAAAGATAAATCGCTGGAATTGGCAAAAGTGGAAGCATTCTTTTTTCCACTAATGCTTTTGCTCATTGGACTGAGTACGATATTGACCATTTATGTAGGCGGAATTTTTGTAATCAGGGGAGATATTACCACCGGAAATATTGCAGAGTTTGTGATTTATGTAAACATGCTTACCTGGCCGGTAACTGCAATTGGCTGGGTTGCTTCGACCATTCAGCGTGCGGCAGCTTCTCAACAGAGGATAAATGAATTTTTAAATACTGAGCCTGAAATCGTTTCTGAGGGTTATGAAAAAGAAGTGAAAGAGGGTAAGATTGCATTTGAAAATGTGAGTTTTACGTATCCTGATACCGGAAAGACAGCTCTACAAAACCTGTCATTTGAACTAAAAGCCGGACAAAAAATGGCTGTAATCGGCCGAACCGGTTCCGGAAAATCCAGTATTGCAGATTTATTAGTAAGGCTTTATGATGCCACGGAAGGAGAAGTTAAAATAGATGATGTACCCGTAAAATATTACGATTTGTATGCCTATAGGTCTGAGATTGGTTATGTGCCGCAGGATGTCTTTTTATTTTCCGATAGTATTGAAAAAAATATAACCTTCGGACTGGATCTTGAAGAAATGTCTGTGAAAGCAGATCCCCAAAAATTTGCTGAAATGGCATCTATTCACCATGAAATCATGGAACTCCCGAGTCAGTATCAAACCCGGACGGGGGAAAGGGGAGTAAGTTTATCCGGGGGGCAGAAACAGCGTATTTCCATTGCCAGAGCATTTATAAAAGACCCAAAGATTATAATTCTTGACGATTGTCTGTCGGCTGTTGATGCCAAGACAGAAAAAAATATATTGAGTCAGTTTAAGACCTATTTAAAAGATAAAACGACGGTAATTATCACCCACCGGATTTTTTCTTTACTGGAATTTGATAAAATTATAGTGCTTGATGACGGAAAAATCGTGGAGGAAGGTACTCATGAAACCCTTATGAGGCAAAAAGGACACTATTATAAGCTGTATGTACAACAGAAAAAAGGGCAAAATTCTATGAAACTTTAA
- a CDS encoding metallophosphoesterase produces MNPFLIVSIVTLFLVFFIDWYVYQGLKTAVKNLKSSLQKFFIGAHWFFFAATIITIITALIINHYYWPKLFRSFWLPLVFISYLSKVFVILFILADDVRRTVKFIIYKLKGPTTEIGNGPRISRAKFLSQAGIIAGTIPFGVSIYGMSANAYNYQYRKIPLYIKNLPKAFIGKKIVQISDIHTGSLSFKNPVWEVVKNINKENPDLIFFTGDLVNDRSEELLEYKDILAHLKADTGIFSVLGNHDYGDYLPWPSQEEKEKNFNQLLTHQKEMGWDMLNNDHFIWSRKGSKAGIIGVENWSNKMRFPRYGDMEKAIKGMPLTDTNLLLSHDPSHWDYEILKKHKNIDVTFSGHTHGFQFGIETENWKWSPVQFVYKRWAGLYQEGHNQLYVNRGLGFIGYPGRIGILPEVSIFTLHSA; encoded by the coding sequence ATGAATCCATTTCTAATAGTTTCTATAGTTACTTTATTTTTAGTGTTTTTTATAGATTGGTATGTTTACCAGGGCTTAAAAACTGCTGTTAAGAACCTAAAGTCAAGCCTCCAAAAGTTTTTTATTGGTGCTCATTGGTTCTTTTTTGCAGCTACAATTATTACCATTATCACGGCTTTAATTATCAATCATTATTACTGGCCTAAATTATTTCGCTCTTTTTGGCTCCCACTAGTTTTTATATCCTATTTATCAAAAGTTTTTGTCATTTTATTCATTTTGGCTGATGATGTACGGCGAACAGTCAAATTCATCATTTATAAATTAAAGGGTCCGACTACTGAAATCGGCAACGGACCGCGAATCTCCCGGGCTAAATTCTTAAGTCAGGCGGGCATAATCGCAGGTACAATCCCCTTTGGAGTCTCTATTTATGGAATGTCAGCTAATGCCTATAATTACCAATACAGAAAAATTCCTTTGTACATCAAAAACTTGCCTAAAGCTTTTATTGGCAAAAAAATTGTCCAAATTTCTGATATACATACCGGTAGCTTAAGTTTTAAAAACCCGGTTTGGGAAGTAGTTAAAAACATAAATAAAGAAAATCCGGATTTGATTTTTTTTACCGGTGATTTAGTAAATGACCGTTCGGAAGAGTTGTTGGAATACAAAGATATATTGGCACACCTGAAAGCCGACACCGGTATATTCTCGGTATTAGGCAATCATGATTATGGAGATTACTTACCCTGGCCAAGTCAAGAAGAAAAAGAAAAGAATTTCAATCAATTGCTTACCCATCAAAAAGAAATGGGTTGGGACATGCTGAATAACGATCACTTTATCTGGAGCCGGAAAGGCAGCAAAGCCGGAATTATAGGCGTGGAAAACTGGAGTAATAAAATGCGCTTCCCCCGCTACGGAGATATGGAAAAAGCGATAAAAGGAATGCCTCTCACTGACACTAACCTTTTGTTAAGTCACGACCCGTCGCATTGGGATTATGAAATATTGAAAAAACATAAAAATATAGATGTCACTTTTTCCGGCCATACCCATGGCTTTCAATTTGGTATAGAAACAGAAAACTGGAAATGGAGTCCTGTTCAATTTGTCTATAAAAGATGGGCAGGCTTATATCAGGAAGGCCATAATCAATTGTATGTAAACAGAGGCTTAGGCTTCATAGGCTATCCCGGCCGAATAGGCATTTTACCCGAAGTGAGTATTTTCACTTTACACAGTGCTTAA
- a CDS encoding carboxylate--amine ligase, with translation MAKCYALIGWSLPVIESMQKANKNFVVVSLPDFESYANENKIPFVPYQLDTWSDQSNSLDLAEKLKAFDADVAVPLYEETVEWAGALNSMYRNDPRVLNRAFLFRDKAMMKRKALIGGLRVGLFEAVHSREQVRMFMKRLNEANLQLDGEEDSWVHIKPFSAAGTVGHRLLKSQSDIDEKVKDEDFPCLAESHLQGQEFSCEAFIHRGKIKFLNITEYVKLGYSNFIPEGEFLKSKRPLIEQKMQQLVDIFGIQYGMIHPEWFINENDELMFGEVACRIPGGHILELVSKAYGFDALAAFVMCHDPSLTDEEVESIFPPKDYKAPYHYGNVMIYPHKKSFSKLEIPDELHEDPAFVDHSLVPPLSSQKISDRTGFGNHFGTINFKSEDPERLAELLRHYQKVDFYV, from the coding sequence ATGGCAAAATGTTATGCACTAATCGGTTGGAGTTTACCTGTTATTGAAAGTATGCAAAAAGCGAATAAAAATTTCGTAGTTGTTTCTCTACCTGATTTTGAATCTTATGCAAATGAAAATAAAATCCCCTTTGTTCCCTATCAATTAGATACCTGGAGTGATCAGTCAAACTCATTAGATTTAGCTGAAAAACTAAAGGCTTTTGATGCGGATGTAGCTGTTCCATTATATGAAGAAACTGTTGAATGGGCCGGTGCCTTAAATTCAATGTACAGAAATGATCCGCGCGTTTTAAACCGCGCTTTTTTATTCAGAGATAAAGCTATGATGAAGCGTAAAGCTTTAATCGGCGGTTTGCGGGTAGGACTTTTTGAAGCTGTACATTCAAGGGAGCAGGTGAGAATGTTTATGAAGCGCTTAAATGAAGCCAATCTGCAGTTAGACGGGGAAGAAGACAGCTGGGTTCACATCAAACCTTTTTCTGCAGCGGGAACAGTCGGACACAGACTTTTGAAGTCTCAAAGTGATATTGATGAAAAAGTAAAAGATGAAGATTTTCCATGTTTAGCGGAAAGCCATTTGCAGGGGCAGGAATTTTCTTGTGAGGCTTTTATTCACCGCGGAAAAATTAAGTTTTTAAATATAACCGAATACGTAAAGTTGGGCTATTCAAACTTTATACCTGAAGGTGAGTTCCTGAAATCGAAAAGGCCGCTGATTGAGCAAAAGATGCAACAATTAGTCGATATTTTTGGGATTCAGTACGGCATGATTCACCCTGAGTGGTTCATAAATGAAAATGATGAATTGATGTTTGGAGAAGTTGCCTGTAGAATTCCGGGTGGTCATATTTTGGAGTTGGTAAGTAAGGCTTATGGCTTTGATGCTTTGGCTGCATTTGTTATGTGCCATGACCCTTCTCTCACCGATGAAGAAGTAGAAAGTATTTTCCCGCCTAAAGATTATAAGGCACCTTATCACTATGGAAATGTGATGATTTACCCGCATAAAAAGTCTTTTTCAAAGTTGGAAATACCTGACGAATTGCATGAAGATCCGGCTTTTGTAGATCACTCGCTGGTTCCTCCTCTGAGTTCTCAGAAAATAAGTGACAGAACAGGTTTTGGCAATCATTTTGGAACGATTAACTTCAAATCAGAAGATCCGGAAAGATTAGCAGAGTTATTGAGACATTATCAGAAAGTAGATTTTTACGTATAA
- the ychF gene encoding redox-regulated ATPase YchF, with protein sequence MGLSCGIVGLPNVGKSTLFNTLSNARAQSANFPFCTIEPNIGVINVPDERLEKLAELVIPEKVQPNTIEIADIAGLVRGASKGEGLGNQFLGHIRSTHAIIHVVRCFEDDNIVHVDGSVNPVRDKEVIDLELQFKDLDSVEKKIQKLQKISKTGDKEALKALNFFNSVKQHLEKGLNVRSLNITDEDQLAYLEETQLLTAKPVLYVCNVDEASAVNGNHLVKAFKDSVADENAEIIIVSAEIEAEIATLESYEDRRAFLEELGLSESGVVRLIQSAYKLLNLITYFTAGKKEVRAWEIEKGTKAPQAAGVIHSDFEKGFIRAEVIHYEDYIKYGSESACRDAGKIKVEGKEYVVQDGDVMHFRFNV encoded by the coding sequence ATGGGACTAAGTTGTGGTATTGTTGGTTTGCCAAATGTTGGAAAATCTACCTTGTTTAATACATTATCGAATGCAAGAGCTCAGTCAGCAAACTTCCCCTTTTGTACTATTGAGCCGAATATTGGGGTTATAAATGTCCCTGATGAACGCTTAGAGAAGTTGGCAGAGCTGGTAATTCCTGAAAAAGTACAGCCCAATACAATTGAAATTGCTGATATAGCCGGTTTGGTTCGTGGCGCTTCTAAAGGAGAGGGTCTGGGAAATCAATTTTTAGGTCATATCCGAAGCACGCACGCTATCATTCATGTGGTGCGCTGTTTTGAAGATGATAATATAGTGCATGTAGATGGTTCTGTGAACCCTGTAAGAGATAAAGAAGTGATTGACCTTGAGCTTCAGTTTAAGGATTTGGATTCGGTAGAAAAAAAGATTCAAAAACTTCAGAAGATTTCCAAAACCGGTGATAAAGAGGCTTTAAAAGCATTGAATTTTTTTAATAGCGTAAAGCAACATCTTGAAAAAGGATTAAATGTCCGTTCATTAAATATTACTGATGAGGATCAGCTGGCTTATCTGGAAGAAACTCAGTTGTTAACCGCAAAGCCTGTTTTGTATGTGTGTAATGTTGATGAAGCTTCAGCGGTTAACGGCAATCATTTGGTTAAGGCCTTCAAAGATAGTGTGGCAGATGAAAATGCTGAAATAATTATAGTATCCGCAGAAATAGAAGCAGAAATAGCAACTCTGGAAAGCTACGAAGACAGAAGAGCATTTTTGGAAGAGTTGGGATTGAGCGAATCAGGGGTTGTGCGATTGATACAGTCAGCTTATAAATTGCTGAATTTAATTACTTATTTTACCGCAGGAAAAAAAGAGGTTCGTGCCTGGGAAATTGAAAAAGGTACAAAAGCACCACAGGCTGCCGGAGTTATTCACTCAGATTTTGAAAAGGGATTTATCCGTGCAGAAGTTATTCATTATGAAGATTACATAAAATACGGCTCTGAATCAGCCTGTAGAGATGCCGGAAAGATTAAAGTTGAAGGAAAAGAGTATGTAGTTCAGGATGGTGATGTGATGCACTTCAGGTTTAACGTTTAA
- a CDS encoding Glu/Leu/Phe/Val dehydrogenase, with amino-acid sequence MSLFQQMQEMEHEQVVFGYDEATGLKCIIGIHNTVLGPSLGGTRFWNYATDADAVKDVLRLSRGMTYKAAISGINLGGGKAVIIGDPYRDKSEALWRRFGKFVNSLGGKYITAEDVGTSSKDMEYVAMETKYVTGVPEFLGGSGDPSPVTAYTTFLGIKASLKKSTGNDSVGGKKVLVQGVGHVGQYLVKYLKEEGAEVYVSDIHEDKLSEIKKEYPDVKVVPPESVYDVDVDIYAPCALGATINSETIPKLKCSIIAGAANNQLENEIIHGNMLKEKGIYYAPDFLINAGGLINVYCEWTGYNRERAMGTAEMIYDRTLEIYAKADEENISTHQAALQIAHERIQQVAKLNSYL; translated from the coding sequence ATTTCGCTGTTTCAGCAAATGCAGGAGATGGAACATGAACAAGTAGTGTTTGGATATGACGAAGCTACGGGTTTAAAATGTATCATTGGAATTCACAATACTGTTTTAGGGCCCTCTCTTGGCGGAACCAGATTCTGGAACTATGCAACGGATGCAGATGCTGTGAAAGATGTATTGAGACTTTCAAGAGGCATGACTTACAAAGCTGCTATCAGTGGAATTAATCTTGGAGGCGGAAAAGCTGTCATCATAGGTGATCCATACAGAGATAAAAGTGAAGCCCTTTGGAGACGTTTTGGAAAATTTGTAAATAGTCTCGGCGGTAAATACATTACAGCAGAAGATGTGGGGACCAGCTCTAAAGATATGGAATACGTAGCCATGGAAACGAAATACGTGACTGGTGTTCCCGAGTTTTTGGGCGGAAGTGGAGACCCATCTCCGGTTACAGCCTACACTACTTTTTTAGGCATCAAAGCTTCATTAAAGAAATCTACCGGCAATGATAGTGTCGGTGGTAAAAAAGTACTTGTTCAGGGAGTAGGTCATGTTGGACAATACCTGGTCAAATATCTGAAAGAAGAAGGTGCTGAAGTTTATGTAAGTGATATACATGAAGATAAACTCAGTGAAATAAAAAAGGAATATCCGGATGTGAAAGTCGTCCCCCCTGAATCTGTATATGATGTGGATGTAGATATTTATGCGCCTTGTGCTTTGGGAGCGACCATTAACAGTGAAACAATTCCAAAGCTTAAATGCAGTATTATTGCCGGTGCAGCTAACAACCAGCTGGAGAATGAAATTATCCACGGTAATATGCTTAAGGAAAAAGGAATCTATTATGCTCCGGATTTCCTAATCAATGCAGGCGGCCTGATAAATGTTTATTGCGAATGGACCGGCTACAACCGGGAGCGTGCAATGGGTACCGCAGAAATGATTTACGACCGGACACTGGAAATATATGCTAAAGCTGATGAAGAAAATATTTCAACTCATCAGGCAGCTTTGCAAATTGCTCATGAACGTATTCAACAAGTAGCTAAGTTGAATTCTTATCTCTAA
- a CDS encoding DUF3276 family protein codes for MDNDNSFKKNDSVYSKVVRAGKRRTYFLDVKTTRSNDYFLTITESKKRFNGDGYDRHKVFLYKEDFNKFVEALNDVVNHVKTELLPEYDFDEFNHENDDFNNERSSSDDAGNHNQENPHKDESEEDMKWD; via the coding sequence GTGGATAATGATAATAGCTTCAAAAAGAATGACAGTGTTTACTCTAAAGTTGTGAGAGCCGGAAAAAGAAGAACCTACTTCTTAGATGTTAAAACCACCCGATCGAATGATTATTTTTTAACGATTACCGAAAGTAAAAAACGTTTTAACGGAGATGGCTACGACCGCCATAAGGTATTTCTTTACAAAGAAGATTTTAACAAATTTGTTGAGGCACTGAATGATGTGGTTAATCATGTGAAAACTGAATTGCTGCCTGAGTATGATTTTGATGAATTCAACCATGAAAATGATGATTTCAATAATGAACGTTCATCATCTGATGATGCCGGCAATCATAATCAGGAGAATCCTCACAAAGATGAGTCTGAGGAAGACATGAAGTGGGATTAA
- the nusB gene encoding transcription antitermination factor NusB, with translation MLTRRSVRVKTMQAIYSFCQNENAHKFKIERQLENRFHEIYEMFYFSLFILTQIADRAPIEKQRRRDKHLPSSDDLLFDDRVQHLEIIQFLKTNKTLQKIFADSMFLVDDDLRKEWVSKIFRLWCETTHYKKFMLLSQTTKEDEVELIDKLFRKLIFKKENISEFLEEKFTNWDEEVKILIFNLRNFLSEFKNDEQIVFHMAEKQEDEVNFGLSLFNKTIDESDYLKSLIIPGLVKWDWSRIALIDSILLKMAISELIYFPNIPVKVTINEYIEMAKVYSTPKSKDFINGVLDKVLTKLKEEKLIQKTGRGLQE, from the coding sequence ATGCTGACAAGAAGAAGCGTACGCGTAAAAACAATGCAGGCAATTTATTCATTTTGTCAGAATGAAAATGCTCATAAGTTTAAAATTGAAAGACAATTAGAAAATAGATTTCATGAAATTTATGAAATGTTCTATTTTTCTTTGTTTATTTTAACTCAGATAGCTGACAGAGCCCCCATTGAAAAGCAAAGACGAAGAGATAAGCACTTACCTTCTTCCGATGATTTACTTTTTGACGACAGAGTGCAGCACCTGGAAATTATACAATTTCTAAAAACCAATAAAACCCTTCAGAAAATTTTTGCTGACTCTATGTTTTTGGTCGATGATGATTTACGGAAAGAATGGGTAAGCAAAATTTTCAGACTTTGGTGTGAAACTACTCATTACAAAAAGTTTATGCTTTTATCTCAAACTACCAAAGAAGATGAAGTTGAACTGATAGACAAACTATTCCGCAAACTGATTTTCAAAAAAGAGAATATCAGTGAGTTTTTAGAAGAAAAATTTACCAATTGGGATGAGGAAGTAAAAATACTCATTTTTAATCTCAGAAATTTTTTGTCTGAATTTAAAAATGATGAACAAATTGTTTTTCATATGGCGGAAAAGCAAGAAGATGAAGTTAATTTCGGATTGTCCCTTTTCAACAAAACAATAGATGAGTCTGATTATTTAAAGAGCCTGATTATTCCCGGATTGGTAAAGTGGGATTGGAGTAGAATTGCATTGATTGACTCCATACTTTTAAAAATGGCTATTTCAGAATTAATTTACTTTCCGAATATCCCTGTGAAAGTTACTATAAATGAATATATCGAAATGGCTAAAGTTTACAGTACCCCCAAAAGCAAAGATTTTATCAATGGAGTTTTGGATAAAGTACTGACAAAGCTTAAAGAAGAAAAATTAATTCAAAAAACAGGCAGAGGGCTGCAAGAATAG
- a CDS encoding methionyl-tRNA formyltransferase — protein sequence MLKIIFFGTPEFAVTTLDKIHTSGHDVCAVVTTPDKPAGRGKKIQMSPVKKYAGEKNIAVLQPENLKDEQFTNALKKFEADLFVVVAFRKLPKTVWSLPPKGTINLHASLLPDYRGAAPINHVILNGESKSGVTTFFINDKIDTGDILLKKEVALTAKETAGTLHDKLMHLGADLLIETISGIENQSLKASSQKEVDSIKKAPKIFRDDCKINWSDDIINIERKIRGLSPYPGAFTYFSGKVLKIYAADLQTENHDFPYGTALTEGGELKVYGNGGILFIKELQPEGKKRMDIKSWLAGNRFEGKVAFE from the coding sequence ATGCTTAAAATTATTTTTTTTGGAACACCGGAGTTTGCAGTAACTACTTTAGATAAAATTCACACGTCCGGTCATGATGTTTGTGCCGTAGTGACGACTCCTGATAAACCTGCCGGCAGAGGAAAAAAAATTCAAATGTCTCCGGTGAAAAAATATGCCGGTGAAAAAAATATAGCTGTCTTGCAACCTGAAAACTTAAAAGACGAACAATTTACGAATGCTTTAAAAAAGTTTGAAGCGGATTTATTTGTAGTTGTCGCTTTTAGAAAATTACCCAAAACAGTCTGGAGTCTCCCGCCAAAAGGAACAATTAACCTACACGCATCTCTCCTGCCGGACTACAGAGGTGCCGCGCCTATAAACCATGTTATTTTAAATGGGGAAAGCAAAAGTGGTGTCACAACTTTCTTTATTAATGATAAAATCGACACCGGTGATATTTTACTAAAAAAAGAAGTTGCTTTAACAGCAAAGGAAACGGCCGGTACATTACACGATAAACTGATGCATTTAGGCGCTGATTTATTGATTGAGACTATTTCCGGTATTGAAAACCAAAGCTTAAAAGCCAGCTCACAAAAAGAAGTTGATTCTATAAAAAAAGCACCAAAAATTTTCAGGGATGACTGCAAAATCAATTGGTCTGATGACATTATCAATATTGAGCGCAAAATCAGAGGACTTTCACCCTACCCGGGAGCTTTTACATATTTCTCCGGGAAAGTGTTAAAAATTTATGCGGCAGATTTGCAAACTGAAAATCATGATTTTCCATACGGAACAGCTCTTACAGAAGGTGGCGAACTTAAAGTTTACGGCAACGGAGGAATTCTTTTCATTAAAGAATTGCAGCCGGAAGGTAAAAAAAGAATGGATATTAAATCATGGCTTGCAGGCAATCGCTTTGAAGGCAAAGTAGCTTTTGAGTGA